One part of the Onychomys torridus chromosome 13, mOncTor1.1, whole genome shotgun sequence genome encodes these proteins:
- the LOC118594555 gene encoding LOW QUALITY PROTEIN: uncharacterized protein LOC118594555 (The sequence of the model RefSeq protein was modified relative to this genomic sequence to represent the inferred CDS: substituted 1 base at 1 genomic stop codon) has protein sequence MGQTITNPLSLTLDHWSDVKARANNEGVVIKKNKWITLCEAEWVMMNTPVLPPDPNSPLIDLLTEDPPPYPGNRGQGGPAAPAAAPEGPADPTAVLEPLAAPEHPLQTEREDEAPATSPIAGRLRGKHDEPAKESRVFPLREGRNHQLQYXPFSASDLYNWKQHKPPFSRDPVALTNLIESILVTHQPTWDDCQQLLQTLLTVEEKQQVFLEARKQVPGDDGRPTQLPNVIDAAFPLTRPNWDFTTPEGREHLHLYRQLLLAGLRGAARCPTNLAQVRSTVQGKDETPAAFLERLKEAYRMYTLYDPEDPGQAPSVILSFIYQSSPDIRAKLQRLEGLYSFSLSDILREAEKVFNKRETPDEWEDRMWQKQEEREKKVIEK, from the exons ATGGGACAGACCATCACCAACCCCTTGAGCCTCACGCTTGACCACTGGTCAGACGTGAAAGCACGAGCCAACAACGAGGGAGTTGTAATCAAGAAGAACAAATGGATCACCCTTTGCGAGGCCGAATGGGTCATGATGAAT ACCCCTGTTCTTCCCCCGGACCCCAATTCACCTCTTATTGACCTCCTGACAGAGGACCCACCACCATACCCGGGGAATCGGGGACAAGGGGGACCGGCGGCCCCTGCGGCGGCACCGGAGGGACCGGCAGACCCCACGGCGGTGCTAGAACCGCTGGCGGCCCCCGAACATCCTCTACAGACAGAGCGAGAGGATGAGGCTCCGGCCACCTCCCCAATTGCCGGTCGCCTACGAGGCAAGCATGATGAACCAGCCAAAGAATCCAGAGTCTTCCCCCTCCGGGAGGGCCGTAATCACCAGCTTCAATACTGACCATTTTCAGCCTCTGACCTTTACAACTGGAAGCAGCACAAACCCCCTTTCTCTAgggaccctgttgccttgactaaccTGATTGAGTCCATTTTAGTGACCCACCAGCCCACATGGGACGACTGTCAGCAGTTGCTGCAGACCCTCCTAACAGTGGAGGAAAAGCAGCAAGTCTTCTTAGAGGCTCGGAAGCAGGTTCCTGGTGAcgatggaagacccacccaatTGCCTAATGTTATCgatgcagcctttcccctcacccgcccgaactgggacttcacgaccccagaaggtagggagcacctacaTCTTTatcgccagttgctcttagcgggtctccggggggctgctaggtgccccaccaatttggctcaggttaGGAGTACGGTCCAGGGAAAGGATGAGACGCCAGCAGCATTCCTGGAAAGACTCAAAGAGGCCTATCGGATGTATACCCTGTACGATCCggaagatccaggtcaggcaccgaGCGTCATCTTGTCCTTCATCTATCAATCAAGCCCAGATATAAGggccaagttacagagactagagggattATATTCGTTCAGTTTGTCAGATATAttaagggaggcagagaaagtgtTCAATAAGAGGGAGACTCCCGACGAGTGGGAGGATaggatgtggcagaagcaggaagaaagagaaaaaaaagtcatagagAAATAA